A region from the Cryptococcus gattii WM276 chromosome H, complete sequence genome encodes:
- a CDS encoding Hypothetical protein (Similar to TIGR gene model, INSD accession AAW45435.1; CNI00120): protein MASPALQKPTTPSPLQNVYYERKVATEKPCYICHRPTTTVLTTLKMEDWLYTCDGHLSDPASLIPPPTPASSTPAKPSAEDIRKVVAEYQARESAKSRSAAGKDKGDGSGSKDQDKEKEKEKESPKSPASPAPASTPTPAPTPTHRKFALHRAIFDMRRNELKRREMGVKAREVGRGLPQVPRTGF, encoded by the exons ATGGCCTCTCCAGCACTGCAAAAGCCGACGACTCCAAGTCCGCTTCAGAATGTATACTACGAACGG AAAGTAGCCACCGAAAAACCATGTTACATCTGTCATCGCCCGACCACCACCGTGCTCACCACGCTCAAGATGGAAGATTGGTTGTACACTTGTGACGGGCATTTATCCGATCC TGCATCTCTTATACCACCACCCACGCCTGCTTCTTCCACACCAGCAAAACCGTCGGCAGAGGATATACGCAAGGTGGTTGCAGAGTACCAAGCTCGAGAATCAGCCAAATCCAGATCTGCCGCCGGAAAGGACAAGGGGGATGGAAGTGGATCTAAAGACCAGGAtaaggaaaaggagaaggaaaaagaatCACCAAAATCGCCAGCATCCCCAGCACCAGCATCAACACCAACGCCAGCTCCAACACCGACTCATCGAAAGTTTGCTCTCCACCGGGCGATCTTTGATATGAGGAGGAATGAATTGAAGAGACGGGAGATGGGTGTCAAAGCGAGAGAGGTTGGGAGGG GATTACCACAAGTTCCTCGGACAGGATTCTAG
- a CDS encoding Polyadenylation factor 64 kDasubunit, putative (Similar to TIGR gene model, INSD accession AAW45639.1) — protein sequence MPPNASKTVFVANIPYDVSEEQLANVFSEAGPVANVEIKFDANTGRSKGYAFVQFYDEATALSAVRNLQDAPVNGRNLRVELSTDEPGPRRRGAGPGTVGVGAAPGAGGPGVGGPSASLGGPRPMVPAPGPSGAPPYGTAGAGAPGYPPRAPFDPRYPQAHSQSHENTPPPPGVVNRRQGGDDIDLRMAPQGIDLPPGQKAVDTISKTLAGIAPGQMGDVMTSMKSLIQTNPDQARQLLSQQPQLAYALFQAMLLLNLLDPSVLSSIQPLAAPAPASAAAPSGAAPVAPGPVVGANAGPGSRAPNYPPYPPPAQAQGPPGGQQQAFRPPPQALYGGAPPLPNQNQNQNQSQNPPYPPYPSGPGVPPPTSTPVPPTPHPPHAVPVGPPGGPAPPPAGLASLPPAAQAALSTLPPDQQQMLLQVLQLSPVQIAALDPTQKASVMQLRQQFLGTA from the exons ATGCCTCCCAACGCCTCCAAGACAGTCTTCG TCGCAAACATCCCATA TGATGTATCTGAGGAACAGCTCGCCAACGTCTTTTCAGAGGCTGGGCCTGTAGCCAACGTCGA AATCAAGTTTGATGCCAACACTGGTAGATCAAAAGGGTATGCATTCGTGCAATTCTATG ACGAAGCAACCGCCCTCTCCGCTGTGCGCAATCTGCAAGACGCACCCGTAAATGGACGTAATCTCCGTGTGGAGCTGTCAACCGATGAACCTGGTCCCCGCCGGCGCGGTGCTGGTCCTGGCACTGTGGGTGTGGGTGCTGCTCCTGGTGCAGGTGGACCCGGAGTCGGTGGACCCTCTGCATCCCTCGGAGGACCTCGCCCCATGGTCCCTGCTCCAGGCCCAAGTGGTGCTCCCCCCTACGGCACCGCCGGCGCTGGCGCACCTGGTTACCCTCCCCGAGCGCCGTTCGACCCGCGCTACCCGCAAGCCCACTCTCAATCACACGAGAACACCCCTCCTCCCCCCGGTGTCGTCAATAGAAGACAAGGTGGAGATGATATCGACCTGAGGATGGCGCCTCAGGGTATAGACTTGCCTCCGGGTCAAAAAGCGGTGGATACGATTAGCAAAACTTTGGCGGGGATTGCGCCCGGTCAAATGGGGGATGTTATGACCAGTATGAAG tcACTTATCCAAACAAACCCTGACCAAGCTCGCCAACTGTTGAGTCAACAACCCCAACTCGCCTACGCCCTCTTCCAAGCTATGCTTctcctcaacctcctcGACCCTTCTGTTTTGTCTAGTATCCAGCCCTTGGCGGCTCCTGCTCCCGCTTCCGCGGCTGCTCCCAGTGGAGCTGCGCCTGTAGCCCCCGGTCCTGTTGTCGGTGCAAATGCAGGTCCAGGTTCACGAGCTCCGAACTATCCACCATATCCCCCTCCGGCCCAAGCCCAAGGTCCACCAGGCGGCCAGCAACAAGCCTttcgtcctcctcctcaagCTCTCTACGGAGGCGCACCCCCTCTTCCTAACCAGAACCAAAATCAGAACCAAAGCCAGAACCCTCCTTACCCGCCTTACCCCTCCGGTCCCGGCGTACCGCCTCCCACTTCTACACCCGTACCACCCACCCCGCATCCTCCTCACGCCGTGCCAGTCGGTCCACCCGGTGGACCCGCACCACCACCCGCAGGACTGGCATCCCTCCCCCCCGCTGCCCAAGCTGCGCTCTCCACCCTCCCTCCTGACCAACAACAGATGCTTCTCCAAGTTTTACAGCTCTCGCCGGTGCAGATTGCGGCATTGGACCCGACGCAAAAGGCTTCTGTCATGCAACTT CGACAACAATTCCTGGGAACAGCTTAG
- a CDS encoding Endoplasmic reticulum receptor, putative (Similar to TIGR gene model, INSD accession AAW45466.1) has protein sequence MAAPANATSVVDAQKRAPQEFKNAVDFLRGKAGPKIRLGILNGKRVEYFKGKTAVRTLLSPQYQKLKKVPPVKNEDEAKALMIKLLPFAFFLRTDRPVPETPIPTGQPKPLRLSPQQSFDPLAYYTWFYDGSPLYTYLGGFAMVLIMLAGVMFPLWPVKLRIGVWYLSVGVLGLVGAFMGLAVVRLVLWCVTVLTMKRAIWIFPNLFEDVGFVDSFIPGWEYDEPKKKKKSGTHAKGHTHTKKHKSGSGSASGKAAKHEREHGQGQGQGGGGADVSVSSPAPSLVLPTTTEGEGGSEGVRKRVTVEDADEE, from the exons ATGGCAGCGCCAGCAAACGCTACATCCGTCGTGGATGCTCA AAAACGTGCCCCGCAAGAATTCAAAAATGCGGTCGACTTTTTACGTGGTAAAGCAGGACCGAAAATCCGGTTGGGCATcttgaatgggaagagaGTAGAGTACTTTAAAG GAAAAACGGCTGTCCGTACATTGCTTAGCCCACAATACCAGAAACTCAAAAAGGTGCCGCCTGTCaagaatgaagatgaagcgAAAGCGCTCATGATCAAGCTGTTACCCTT TGCCTTTTTCCTCCGTACCGACCGACCTGTGCCCGAAACCCCCATCCCAACTGGTCAACCCAAACCCCTCCGTCTCTCCCCACAACAATCTTTCGACCCACTCGCCTACTATACCTGGTTCTATGACGGTTCCCCGCTATACACTTACCTCGGCGGGTTCGCCATGGTTTTGATCATGTTGGCGGGTGTCATGTTCCCGCTTTGGCCGGTGAAACTGAGGATCGGCGTGTGGTACTTGAGTGTCGGCGTGTTGGGATTGGTAGGAGCGTTTATGGGGCTGGCGGTGGTGAGATTGGTGCTTTGGTGCGTGACGGTGTTGACCATGAAGAGAGCGATTTGGATCTTTCCGAATTTGTTTGAGGATGTCGGTTTT GTCGACTCTTTTATCCCGGGATGGGAATACGACGAAccaaaaaagaagaagaagagcggGACTCACGCCAAAGGTCATACTCATACCAAGAAACACAAGTCTGGATCCGGATCAGCGTCCGGCAAGGCGGCCAAGCATGAACGTGAGCATGGGCAGGGACAGGGGCagggaggaggaggggcGGATGTATCAGTATCATCCCCTGCGCCGAGCTTGGTGCTTCCTACTACGACCGAGGGTGAGGGTGGGAGTGAAGGAGTGAGAAAAAGGGTGACTGTGGAAGATGCGGATGAAGAGTGA
- a CDS encoding Mitochondrial protein required for respiration, putative (Similar to TIGR gene model, INSD accession AAW45465.1) gives MARPSIRFFPFAFVPCPLSAPRLTRLPLRPVRPASRTAGTYRPFGSGPSGVNSTPKYTTKSSSSTISILLRPTSLILIFVPILTGFLGVWQLKRLRWKLDLIEEVDRNLHKEPMLLPGNINLDALPEFAFRRVLIKGHFDGPPILLGPQTYEGFPGYHLILPFLRSDGGSTLLVNRGFITTTRANAIRAGTQVPPGLTLDKEGKLVGTGEEVVLEGLLPKTGEKTVWMHENKPETNEWFWKDVEKMAEVAGGEEKGVQPVLVDVIAEPDQSPTLLMQQGIPVGRPAHVELRNQHAQYAAIWLSLSASTTVMLGYILTRGKGKPKTRRPKLY, from the exons ATGGCCCGTCCCTCGATCCGCTTCTTCCCTTTCGCTTTTGTACCATGCCCTCTGAGCGCTCCTCGGCTCACTCGTCTCCCTCTGCGACCTGTCCGTCCGGCCTCTCGCACCGCGGGCACTTACCGACCATTCGGTTCTGGCCCATCTGGCGTCAACTCCACCCCGAAATACACTACCAAATCCTCCTCGTCCACCATTTCCATCCTTCTGCGACCTACTTCGTTGATTTTGATCTTCGTGCCTATATTAACGGGGTTTTTGGGGGTATGGCAGTTGAAGAGGTTGAGGTGGAAGTTGGATTTGATCGAAGAGGTCGATCGAAATTTGCACAAGGAGCCAATGTTGTTGCCTGGGAACATCAA TCTGGATGCCCTCCCGGAATTTGCATTTAGACGCGTATTGATCAAAGGCCATTTTGACGGTCCGCCCATCTTACTCGGTCCACAGACTTATGAAGGTTTCCCAGGCTACCATCTCATCCTACCCTTTCTCCGTTCCGATGGGGGTTCGACGCTTTTGGTGAATCGGGGGTTTATCACGACGACTCGGGCGAATGCGATCCGTGCTGGCACCCAGGTTCCACCCGGTTTGACACTGGATAAGGAAGGAAAGCTGGTAGGCACaggggaagaggtggtgCTGGAAGGGTTGTTGCCGAAGACGGGGGAGAAAACGGTGTGGATGCATGAGAATAAGCCAGAGACGAATGAATGGTTCTGGAAGGAtgtggagaagatggcAGAGGTTGCTGGTGGGGAGGAAAAGGGTGTGCAGCCGGTCTTGGTGGATGTTATTGCTG AGCCAGATCAATCGCCGACATTGTTGATGCAGCAGGGTATCCCTGTAGGTCGACCAGCTCATGTCGAGTTGAGGAACCAACACGCCCAGTATGCAGCCATCTG GCTGTCGTTATCAGCGTCAACGACGGTGATGCTTGGATATATCTTGACgcgaggaaaaggaaagcCCAAGACGAGAAGGCCAAAGTTGTACTAA
- a CDS encoding Ubiquitin-like conjugating enzyme, putative (Similar to TIGR gene model, INSD accession AAW45433.1), which translates to MPPLQFQPLASQPTPSFWAALSAHKLNHLKLDDSQLQIRAYLEPAKRILINKENAADKADVGIDGSLVVGGEAFEADGGNLPLNAVSVSGTLKIFNTIEEFKDTSAKKRLFDDIVSQMLESFDTDQPMLNPFLLVTFADLKKYVYNYWFAFPALVSSPAWTVDGEFIPVDEIEEIRNLAQSQSRNNATAFLLKGATSQLSAAPLSSCSTFYDKAQGETVTVVFHDTSSLPSNPGWTLRNVLYYLSAKHGVTSLRVVCLREGSSSIQACLSLPPPSPSPSSTTSSTTTPVPSKSPQAVGWERNASGKLSPRVVDLGPMMDPTRLASQAVDLNLKLIKWRLLPSLDLDKISGTKCLLLGAGTLGCYVARILMGWGVRDITLADSSTVSYSNPVRQPLFTFSDCLNGGLPKAPTAAKKLAEIFPGVNAQGVVLGIPMPGHPISSSSDAGASHTVEEDVAKLEELVKSHDAVFLLMDSRESRWLPTVMGKKWNKVVVNAALGFDSFLVMRHGAGRRRTQPGELQGEKKERKKGLGCYYCNDIVAPTDSLSDRTLDQMCTVTRPGVAPIAAAMAVELLISVLQHPLGVHAPAERPDTMDASTGTSASPLGCVPHQLRGQMYQWKTQIVEGEAFDRCTGCSDYILNEYEKNGFAFLQRVFNEKDYLEKVTGLDELYRESEAAIEGMEGLDWDSEEDGEE; encoded by the exons ATGCCGCCGCTCCAATTCCAGCCACTCGCTTCCCAGCCAACTCCATCCTTCTGGGCAGCACTTTCAGCACACAAACTCAATCACCTCAAACTCGACGACTCGCAGCTCCAGATCAGAGCTTATCTCGAGCCCGCAAAGCGCATTCTCATCAACAAGGAGAATGCGGCTGATAAAGCGGATGTTGGGATTGACGGGTCTTTGGTCGTAGGTGGCGAAGCTTTCGAGGCTGATGGTGGCAA CCTGCCGCTGAACGCTGTTTCTGTCAGCGGTACGCTCAAGATATTCAATACAATTGAAGAATTCAAGGATACGTCTGCCAAGAAGCGTCTCTTTGATGATATTGTCTCCCAA ATGCTTGAATCGTTCGATACCGATCAACCCATGCTCAACCCGTTTTTACTCGTCACTTTTGCAGATTTGAAAAAGTATGTGTACAACTATTGGTTTGCGTTCCCTGCACTTGTATCGAGCCCAGCGTGGACTGTGGATGGAGAGTTTATACCTGTTGAC GAGATTGAAGAAATTCGAAACTTGGCACAGTCTCAATCCCGCAATAACGCTACCGCTTTTCTTTTAAAAGGAGCTACCTCCCAGTTATCTGCTGCGCCATTATCTTCATGCTCTACATTTTACGACAAGGCGCAAGGTGAAACT GTGACGGTCGTTTTCCACGAcacttcttccctcccttCCAACCCGGGATGGACACTGCGTAATGTGCTATACTACCTCTCCGCCAAACATGGTGTCACCTCACTCCGTGTCGTATGTCTGAGGGAAGGTTCTTCCAGTATCCAAGCTTGCTTATCTCTCccccctccttctccctccccCTCGTCAACCACCTCCTCGACCACCACCCCGGTCCCCTCCAAATCACCGCAAGCGGTAGGCTGGGAACGTAACGCGTCAGGTAAACTTTCCCCGCGCGTCGTAGATCTGGGGCCGATGATGGATCCTACCCGTCTTGCCTCACAAGCTGTGGATTTGAATCTAAAGCTGATCAAGTGGCGGCTCTTGCCGTCGCTGGATTTGGACAAGATATCGGGGACGAAATGTTTGTTGTTGGGTGCTGGGACGTTGGGGTGTTATGTTGCCAGGATTTTGATG GGTTGGGGCGTTCGAGACATTACCCTCGCCGATTCATCAACGGTATCGTACTCCAACCCTGTCCGTCAACCGCTTTTCACGTTTTCAGACTGTCTCAATGGTGGGCTGCCAAAGGCGCCTACGGCCGCAAAGAAGTTGGCGGAAATTTTCCCCGGTGTGAATGCGCAAGGGGTGGTTCTGGGGATCCCTATGCCCGGGCATCCCATCTCGTCGTCGTCGGATGCAGGTGCGTCGCACAcagtggaggaggatgtaGCCAAGCTGGAAGAGTTGGTGAAATCGCATGATGCGGTATTTTTGTTGATGGATTCGAGAGAATCGAGGTGGTTACCGACGGTGATGGGGAAAAAATGGAACAAGGTGGTGGTGAATGCGGCGTTGGGATTTGATTCGTTTTTGGTTATGCGACATGGGGCCGGGCGGAGGAGGACGCAGCCTGGCGAGCTCCagggggagaagaaggagaggaaaaaagGTTTGGGATGTTATTATTGTAACGACATTGTCGCTCCTACCGAT AGTCTAAGCGATAGAACCCTGGACCAGATGTGTACAGTTACTCGACCTGGTGTGGCGCCGATTGCAGCTGCGATGGCAGTAGAGCTTTTGATCTCTGTTTTACAACATCCTCTTGG GGTTCACGCTCCCGCCGAAAGGCCCGATACCATGGACGCGAGCACAGGCACAAGCGCCTCGCCTCTGGGATGTGTACCGCACCAGCTACGTGGACAGATGTATCAGTGGAAAACACAGATTGTAGAGGGCGAGGCATTTGATCGTTGTACTGGATGTTCAGATTAT ATCCTGAATGAATACGAAAAGAACGGCTTTGCATTCCTTCAACGGGTGTTTAACGAAAAGGATTATTTGGAGAAAGTGACGGGATTGGATGAGTTGTATAGGGAGAGTGAAGCGGCGATAGAGGGGATGGAGGGGTTGGATTGGGATAGTGAAGAGGACGGGGAGGAGTGA
- a CDS encoding Hypothetical protein (Similar to TIGR gene model, INSD accession AAW45431.1; CNI00170) — translation MTIHLDDGDGEHTIAISARLQSSTFSSHSAPQILPLEMVKNQLGWSSSSSLTAKQMSELKRKQWEIFAQEQAKYKAQCKNERKPVVERYDVRVGDTLRAIGVLEEWSRKEGVFRQLMVSPSAGGSIQVVAPEEQYIHAQEVDCLHKTLYSHPFEMPDPKPPLKASTSLRNSKTNSNDVQDVQSVQPPSSPGWHPKSDSTVLTLDDSVSASVSISDSRLPSASGSVLPKPKLRHPTRLPSTTLTRPTFRRYILHTVISHVEGALEVLLTPEDEENEDSGEGDDPEKWKGDGGDEEKKAKEKEREGIERLRKALGYYFPEYRELNKTLQRDSPRPRSQPRPCGGARRRRPPRTAKETVGPLIPFTPTSLLADPTLRLLGGLILEREARAKVKMLKREVLSGSDSHPHSHSTSSQTQSQSQSQSQSRSQFLQEEYTSRRLLHKQTSSFLTPCEKEQALRGMVTTALREMAEAGEIVQVRLETAFTPFLDARATHPNTRDTWGYLPLPPPLVFPLLFPLLLSLQSPRLSQSQPQSLSRRTADLRRGRIAPSPHSSTPTTTTNEVTKSLTQWGKDGRWERVRSEIVQAGLHWAQERGWVDKKGEGWVFGEAEYDWV, via the exons ATGACCATACATC TGGACGACGGTGACGGAGAACACACCATCGCCATCTCAGCTCGCCTCCAATCCTCCACTTTTTCCTCTCACTCTGCACCCCAGATACTACCTCTTGAAATGGTCAAAAACCAACTCGGCTGgtcctcatcctcttccctcACGGCCAAACAAATGTCAGAACTCAAGCGAAAACAATGGGAGATTTTCGCACAAGAGCAAGCCAAGTACAAGGCACAGTGCAAAAATGAAAGAAAGCCTGTTGTGGAAAGGTATGATGTAAGAGTAGGGGATACTCTTCGCGCAATAGGGGTGCTCGAAGAGTGGAGCCGTAAAGAAGGAGTATTCAGGCAGCTGATGGTATCTCCCAGTGCCGGCGGGTCTATAC AGGTGGTAGCCCCTGAAGAACAATACATCCATGCACAGGAAGTCGACTGTCTCCACAAAACACTTTACTCCCATCCCTTTGAAATGCCAGATCCAAAACCACCTCTCAAAGCCTCTACCTCTCTGCGCAACTCCAAAACCAACTCTAACGATGTACAAGATGTACAGAGTGTTCAACCCCCTAGCTCGCCGGGATGGCATCCAAAGAGTGATTCGACTGTTCTCACTCTTGATGATTCCGTCTCTGCGTCCGTTTCCATCTCTGATTCTAGGCTCCCGTCCGCCTCTGGGTCTGTCCTC CCAAAACCCAAACTCCGACACCCCACTCGCCTCCCCTCTACCACCCTCACTCGCCCCACTTTCAGACGCTACATCCTCCACACCGTCATTTCTCACGTGGAAGGTGCTTTAGAGGTTTTGCTTACTCctgaagatgaggagaatGAGGATTCTGGAGAAGGGGATGACCCGGAGAAGTGGAAGGGGgatggaggagatgaggaaaagaaggcaaaggaaaaagaaagggaaggaatCGAACGACTTCGGAAAGCGCTTGGATACTACTTTCCGGAATACCGCGAATTGAACAAAACCCTCCAACGAGACAGTCCCCGCCCCCGCTCCCAGCCACGTCCTTGTGGAggagcaagaagaaggagacCACCGCGAACAGCAAAAGAAACAGTTGGTCCCCTCATTCCATTCACACCAACTTCCCTGCTCGCGGACCCTACATTAAGATTGTTAGGTGGCTTGATTTTGGAGCGGGAAGCGCGCGCGAAGGTGAAGATGCTGAAGAGAGAGGTTTTATCAGGTTCAGATTCCCATCCTCATTCCCATTCGACATCATCACAAACACAGTCTCAATCCCAATCCCAATCCCAATCCCGATCCCAATTCCTACAAGAAGAATACACTTCCCGCCGTCTTCTCCACAAACAAACGTCATCCTTCCTTACCCCTTGTGAAAAAGAACAAGCACTCCGAGGGATGGTCACTACAGCTCTGAGGGAGATGGCCGAGGCAGGGGAGATTGTACAAGTCAGACTCGAGACGGCGTTTACACCCTTTCTCGATGCCCGAGCGACGCATCCAAATACCCGAGATACGTGGGGCTAcctccctctcccaccTCCACTCGTATTCcccctcctctttccccttctcctctccctccaaTCCCCCCGCCTTTCGCAATCCCAGCCCCAGTCCTTGTCCCGCCGTACAGCAGACCTCCGACGTGGAAGGATCGCCCCTTCGCCTCACTCCTCTACacccaccaccaccaccaacGAAGTCACCAAAAGTCTAACCCAATGGGGTAAAGACGGTCGCTGGGAAAGAGTGAGGTCAGAAATCGTACAAGCCGGGTTACACTGGGCGCAAGAGAGGGGCTGGGTGGATAAGAAGGGGGAGGGATGGGTTTTTGGGGAAGCGGAATATGATTGGGTTTGA
- a CDS encoding Nicotinamide mononucleotide permease, putative (Similar to TIGR gene model, INSD accession AAW45429.1) — MASTPRDEVIIPSDVVSDKDMDFKEQVEHVEDRNGGNIPVQDDAIAAEIELLRLMAPEDFAIEERKLLRKIDFTLLPTLFILLILNYLDRNALASARVQGIEKSLGLVGTQFNSAISLLFVGYILGQIPSNMILSKTRPSIYLSVCVMVWATVSLCTGFVKNYHQLLAVRILLGFTESPYFPGALFLLSTWYSKKELAYRTAFLYTGSLLSGAFSGLIAAGVQNGLDGKLGMESWRWLFILEGAITGFAALISIFVLPDYPATTKWLSTREKAVAVYRMERDGGSRDEDDQGLIHSLKLAICDYRLYLLATVIITKTTAGAVTQFFPTVIATFGFSKVITLVLLAPPYLVTTGLSLLISRLSDRKPERCLHLALPLTVGMIGYIIAVSTLKTGPRYFSLFLMLGGLFGSYNVALAWISSTFPRPRAKRAAAYAIINSLGNIAQIWSPYLYPKSDAPRYTTAFATNSAMAAVAILFCFILRFFLKRGNEKMDREDAEAEARGEAVEERVRYVL, encoded by the exons ATGGCTTCTACCCCTCGAGATGAGGTGATCATTCCCTCTGATGTCGTCTCCGACAAGGATATGGATTTCAAGGAGCAGGTAGAGCATGTTGAGGATAGAAATGGCGGGAATATTCCTGTCCAGGATGATGCTATCGCTGCTGAGATTGAGCTACTCCGCTTAATGGCCCCTGAGGACTTCGCCATCGAGGAGAGAAAACTACTCCGCAAG ATTGATTtcacccttcttccaacttTATTCATTCTCCTTATTCTCAATTACCTTGACCGAAATGCACTTGCTTCGGCTCGTGTACAAGGTATTGAGAAAAGCCTGGGATTAGTTGGCACACAGTTTAATTCAGCAATCAGTCTGCTATTTGTTGGCTATATCCTTGGTCAGATCCCCTCAAACATGATTCTTTCAAAGACCCGACCTTCTATTTATCTGTCAGTCTGTGTCATGGTTTG GGCGACTGTCTCGTTGTGCACCGGTTTTGTCAAGAATTACCACCAACTCCTTGCTGTTCGTATTTTACTCGGTTTCACTGAAAGCCCATACTTTCCTGGAGCCTTGTTTTTACTTTCGACTTGGTATAGTAAGAAGGAGCTCGCCTACCGAACTGCTTTC CTTTACACCGGATCTTTGTTGTCTGGTGCGTTCTCGGGCTTGATTGCTGCCGGCGTGCAAAATGGTTTGGATGGCAAATTAGGTATGGAGTCATGGCGATGGCTCTTTATCCTCGAG GGAGCTATTACTGGCTTCGCTGCCCTAATCTCTATCTTTGTCCTTCCTGACTATCCCGCCACAACAAAGTGGTTGAGCACCAGAGAAAAGGCGGTTGCGGTTTATCGAATGGAACGGGATGGTGGAAGTCGAGACGAGGATGATCAGGGACTGATCCACAGCTTGAAACTTGCAATCTGTGACTATAGG CTATACCTCCTTGCCACTGTCATCATTACCAAGACCACGGCTGGCGCTGTGACTCAGTTTTTCCCCACAGTGATCGCAACGTTTGGCTTTAGCAAAGTCATCAC GCTTGTGCTCCTCGCACCCCCATACCTTGTCACCACTGGCCTTTCTCTCTTAATCTCCAGGTTATCTGATCGAAAGCCCGAACGATGCCTCCACCTTGCCCTCCCTCTTACTGTCGGGATGATCGG TTATATCATTGCCGTCTCTACGTTGAAGACTGGTCCTCGGTACTTTTCGCTTTTCCTCATGTTGGGTGGTCTCTTTGGGTCGTATAACGTCGCTCTTGCC TGGATCTCGTCAACATTCCCTCGTCCTCGTGCCAAGCGAGCAGCTGCTTATGCTATCATCAACAGTCTGGG TAACATTGCCCAGATCTGGTCGCCATACCTCTATCCTAAGTCCGACGCTCCTCGATACACC ACTGCATTCGCGACCAACTCGGCTATGGCTGCTGTCGCCATTCTGTTCTGCTTCATCCTTCGCTTCTTCCTGAAGCGGGGTAATGAAAAGATGGATCGTGAGGATGCCGAGGCCGAGGCTAGGGGTGAGGCggtggaggagagggtTAGATATGTGTTGTAA